In Candidatus Eremiobacteraceae bacterium, one DNA window encodes the following:
- the def gene encoding peptide deformylase — protein MAYIRRIIFEPDPILHKVAKKVTNLELKLPLTQQLIDDMFATMRAAPGIGLAAPQVGIGKRIIVVHLGGEDETPYAVVNPVLSDFEGEEEAVEGCLSIPGKLGDVVRATACTVSGLDRNGKKFTLRAEGWLARCFQHEVDHLDGVLILDKATNIRDALPVEAEKPEKEEEALRNVGI, from the coding sequence ATGGCTTACATCAGACGCATCATCTTCGAGCCCGACCCCATTCTGCACAAGGTCGCTAAGAAGGTCACCAACCTTGAGTTGAAGCTGCCGCTCACCCAGCAGCTCATCGACGATATGTTCGCGACCATGCGCGCCGCGCCGGGCATCGGGCTGGCGGCGCCGCAGGTCGGGATCGGCAAGCGCATCATCGTCGTCCATCTCGGCGGCGAGGACGAGACGCCTTACGCGGTCGTCAATCCGGTGCTCAGCGATTTTGAGGGCGAAGAAGAAGCCGTCGAAGGCTGTCTGTCGATTCCGGGCAAACTCGGCGACGTCGTGCGGGCGACGGCGTGCACCGTGAGCGGGCTCGATCGCAACGGCAAGAAGTTCACGCTGCGCGCCGAGGGATGGTTGGCGCGCTGCTTCCAGCACGAGGTCGACCACCTCGACGGTGTGCTGATCCTCGACAAAGCGACCAACATCCGGGATGCGCTGCCCGTAGAGGCGGAAAAACCGGAGAAAGAAGAAGAAGCTCTTCGCAACGTCGGCATCTGA